One Synergistaceae bacterium genomic window, CGATAGGCTTTATAGTTTGTTGTGCAGGTCTGAGAAACGGAGTCGAGCGTGTTACAAAAATTATGATGTGCGGTTTGTTAATTATCATGGTTGCGCTTGCAGTAAGATCTGTAACTTTGCCGGGATCTGATAAGGGATTGAGCTTTTATTTGAAACCTAGCTTTGAGAATCTCACAGCAAAAGGATTCTGGACGAGTGTTTATGCAGCATTAGGACAGGCATTTTTTACGCTGGGACTCGGAGTCGGGAGCATGGCAATTTTCGGAAGTTACATCAGCAAAGAAAAATCTTTAATGGGCGAGAGTTTAATTATCACCTGCCTTGACACTTTTGTAGCGTTGACAGCAGGATTAATAATTTTTCCAGCTTGCTTTGCATATGGAATAAATCCGGGTGCGGGGCCGGGCTTAATATTTGTAACACTTCCGAACATGTTTAACTCAATGCCGAACGGTCGAATCTGGGGAACGTTATTTTTCTTGTTCATGAGCTTTGCTGCTTTATCGACAGTAATTGCAGTCTTTGAAAATATAATTGCGTGCTTCATGGACAAATTTAATATGAAGAGAGTCCCTGCTTCAATAATTACGTGCGTAGGAATATTTATTTTGTCTCTGCCGTGTGCGTTCGGGTTTAATATTTGGTCAGGATTCCAGCCTTTGGGAGCGGGTTCAAACGTGTTAGACCTTGAAGATTTTATATTGAGTAATAATATTTTGCCGATTGGGACGACGATTTATTTATTATTCTGCGTGACTCGATATGGCTGGGGCTGGGACAATTTCATTAAAGAAGTTGACTCAGGCGACGGACTCAAGTTCCCGAAATTTTTGCGCGGATATTTAACATATGTAGTGCCGGTTATAATGCTGATAATTTTTGTAGTTGGTTACTGGGAAAAATTTTTCTAGCTTTAACGGCTGATTTGTATTAAAATGGTTGTCGAGCAGTTCTCAAAATTTTATGGGAGCTGCTTTATTTTTGCAACTACATTTACAACTACAAAAACTCGCAAATTTTTTAGTGTACGCAAATGTTCATGAATAAAAATTTTTTCTTAACGCGATAAATTATGACTCACAAAAAAACTTTTTTCCCCACGTGCGACAAATTATGCCGGGCGTAAGAATCTGCACATTTTAGAGTGATATAAAATTTTTTCTCGAATGCGCTAATTTCTGTACAATAAATTATGAATCACAAAAAACTTTTTCCCCCACGTGTGGCGAATTATGCCGGGCGTAAGAATCTATACATTTTAGAGTGATATAAAATTTTTTCTCGAATGCGCTAATTTCTGTACAATAAATTATGAATCACAAAAACTTTTTTCCCCACGTGCGACAAATTATGCCGGGCGTAAGAATCTGCACATTTTAGAGCGATATAAAATTTTTCTCGAATGCGTTAATTTCTGTGCTATAAATTATGACTCACAAAAACTTTTTCCACGTGCGACTTCATTAATCACGCAGAAGAATCTATAAATGCGAAAAAATATTTTACAGCCGACCCGCTTGTGCATTATCAGCCGCTCCCGTCTGAAATAATTTCTTGCGCGAATATGCAAAAGTTTTTACAGCTATTCAATTACATTTGATACATAAAAATTTTTGTCAATGCGCTCTAGTGAATTATTATAATAGCAAATTTTTACAGATTGGGCCGGTTGTGCGTCATCATCTATTACTGTTGCTCACAACATAAATATTTTTTACACGTCATAAAGTGAACAGCTAATAAATTTTTCAAGTATTCATTATGTTATAATTATCGCAAGTTATAGAGGGAGGTTATTACAAATGAAAAAATACGTTTGCACAGTATGCGGTTACGTTTATGATCCAGCAGTCGGCGACCCTGATAACGGAATAGCACCCGGAACAGCGTTTGAAGATCTGCCCGACGATTGGACCTGCCCCCCTTGCGGTGTAGGTAAAGACATGTTCGAGCCGGAATAAATTAATCATGAAATAAAAATTTTTTCCTCTGTCATCAACGGCAGGGGATTTTTTTCTCGCAAATTAAAGTTTGAACATTCAGCACCGATAAATAACGTGTGAGGGCAGGGACGCCTGATAAAATACAAAGGACTGTAGCACAACGAATTTATAAATAAATTTTGAGAGACGGCTAAAACCGTTTGCAGGAGGCTAATATACAATGAGGATTTATCACAACATACCGGCACTCACAGCGTATAACTCGTTAAGCGCGACGAATACAGCTATGGAGAAATCAATTCAGAAGCTCTCAACAGGTTTGAGAATTAACTCGGCAGCAGATGACGCAGCAGGATTCGCAATCAGTGAAAAAATGCGTTCACAGATTAACGGACTCAATATCGCAATCAGAAACACTCAGGACGCTACGTCAATGCTTCAGGTCGCAGAAGGTGCACTCGGCGAGACTAACTCAATGCTTCAGAGAATGCGCGAGCTTTCTGTTCAGGCTTCAAACGATACATTGACATCACAAGACAGAAGTTATATACAGCTTGAAATCGATCAGCTTGTCGACCAGATTAACAGAGTCGCAACTACTACACAGTTCAACAAGAAGAGATTACTTGACGGCAGCTCGGCAGGTATTACATCATCAAGCAATTTGAGCGTTAAAGCATTCGTTCGCGGTTCACTCAGAGAGATTGACCAGTTCGGACAGAAAAAATCTTTTGAGGGCAACTATAAAATTAAAGTTACAGTCGATCCTAACCAGACAGGACAAGGACAAGTGCAGAAGTCAGCAATCATGACAATCAAGCACCCGAACGTCATTACAAACGTAGAGACAAACAGCAATGACGGAATTGTAAAAGTTGCAGTCGATAATTTACCCGCAGCAAATTTTGAAGTAACAGCAGATACAACAGCACCCACAGCAGCAACTGCTACTATTTCATCATTCTACGGCTTCGGCAATACAAGCGACAACCCTGTAGCTCTTGAC contains:
- a CDS encoding sodium-dependent transporter, which produces MQDLNTRETLGSRLGFIFLSAGCAIGLGNVWRFPFITGQYGGAAFVLIYIFFLLFLALPILVMEFAVGRASQKSVSQSFEVLAPKNKIWSLWGYAGWFGCILLMMYYTVVAGWMIAYTVYAGAGILEGITPDEVGAVFGGLVSNPERSALWLYVAVSIGFIVCCAGLRNGVERVTKIMMCGLLIIMVALAVRSVTLPGSDKGLSFYLKPSFENLTAKGFWTSVYAALGQAFFTLGLGVGSMAIFGSYISKEKSLMGESLIITCLDTFVALTAGLIIFPACFAYGINPGAGPGLIFVTLPNMFNSMPNGRIWGTLFFLFMSFAALSTVIAVFENIIACFMDKFNMKRVPASIITCVGIFILSLPCAFGFNIWSGFQPLGAGSNVLDLEDFILSNNILPIGTTIYLLFCVTRYGWGWDNFIKEVDSGDGLKFPKFLRGYLTYVVPVIMLIIFVVGYWEKFF
- a CDS encoding rubredoxin codes for the protein MKKYVCTVCGYVYDPAVGDPDNGIAPGTAFEDLPDDWTCPPCGVGKDMFEPE